A stretch of Apis cerana isolate GH-2021 linkage group LG1, AcerK_1.0, whole genome shotgun sequence DNA encodes these proteins:
- the LOC107997456 gene encoding inositol polyphosphate-4-phosphatase type I A isoform X4, whose translation MYSAMRFNKQELLTLATQPSQKFEKEGILYVRERQEGFFRRTEIFDGGLFQALGANSAEERDSWLQALQLASYECMRSQLLALQQRIEAFSGHKHDTDIHMLRLQRAISTDPAEIPICEISLACDNLLCDGHGRPPNPVLEIDVQVKNSKTWIKYARTEVVERSSNPGFLTTVTFRTSDGLSTETKVRISAYDVRERVSQTATPIGSAIVTLNTIQDTPRLRIPLKSTKTTTVGFLTINVWNLEAEDRGNSTESTPSKEASSGGNHQILSHRRSQSLPPRLGTKIKLPHQGQLKLLFANPYIQTYRFHSGLGGDICVHEIMAESKLCFQFPQHLLAIWIQEEKELLQEVAGMGELREPWHTKQVELLDRHLHLLHLYSQAKENLAAFKGSYFKRSSRRNDRTLEFAPVNLHLQRMWVHNDTLNRCGFYDFITVGAFTAHSHKSKNGGLIRLLQALKESPTRNNQLYQGTSKIIMAHDAIQAIKQLRRDVVDAMRALMKLAKDKQTSGMLPICEDMITKTRILLSLWDPGLVEEALTFLEEYKVAKVHETSNENSLNLDFKTNQSLSPFKRITQQLNFDLKSPDFDDFVTPDTPECMKDLWIKDKNGYTASFNEHVHVNHHINTNQDVEKNEENFVIFPDVENDGKNSEIEENCMETNQNVDNGNNPVNETIANIKSENNEEREEEIKIDIDPCKRFLDTQKMCNSPSANYYKPTDEPEPWDLTQLNIEASVMCLVSKVKFLCGRCSSPAVRLRNKNVVGRSHSLKGCIPNNRNKNAQVVTIQPKNDIKNDESSKLLESVENNSNFRQQLSPGSEMTMPAFSKAKEVCQAVDSMTRVIKCNSGQRNKFTEGLDFASIVDWTSELRPSMKKLRQAMDGLLKTARLTHSVFRVQEDPKAAQRACNVRYRRDVCFSQALTSLVSGLMAKLWCQRPDPMFLLILTTLGPLVSFEGLLSYYGDEIDMWGDMTVAIEDMHTVTFTLTRCGIEPRLEGNNNAPFQQPLPKVLGSRAALTVILPVPDAIYSLLPLVPSSRQTISFNVTPVFFNVGINEMASLAESLGTTKPQEKSNMDNFERLNEYYLRFKKLNLPTETSTRLGARSPLGQTLVELMANLKASVQAKVNKNVEILQLSSQICRRMRGLRFTSCKSAKDRTGMSVTLEQVNILTAEYHLAEHEYIRALDCMRSEGCRRENTWKNIGIRKYAFNSLQILTFPKLYRPPTGTYGSAQT comes from the exons ATGTATTCCGCGATGCGGTTTAACAAGCAAGAACTATTGACTTTGGCTACACAACCTTCGCAGAAATTTGAGAAAGAGGGTATATTATACGTGCGTGAACGTCAAGAAGGCTTCTTTCGCAGAACTGAAA TTTTCGACGGAggtttattccaagcattagGTGCAAACTCAGCTGAGGAAAGAGACAGTTGGTTGCAAGCTCTTCAACTTGCTAGTTATGAGTGCATGCGAAGTCAATTATTAGCATTGCAACAACGCATAGAAGCATTTAGTGGGCATAAACACGATACTGATATCCATATGTTACGCTTACAACGTGCAATTTCAACAG ATCCTGCTGAAATACCAATATGTGAAATATCATTAGCATGCGATAATCTTCTTTGTGATGGTCACGGTCGACCACCTAATCCTGTTCTAGAAATAGATGTGCaagtgaaaaattcaaaaacttgGATAAAATACGCGCGAACTGAAGTCGTAGAG CGAAGCAGCAATCCCGGTTTCTTAACAACTGTAACCTTCCGAACAAGTGATGGCCTAAGTACTGAAACGAAAGTAAGGATATCCGCGTATGATGTTAGGGAACGCGTAAGTCAAACAGCGACACCAATTGGAAGCGCAATTGTTACGTTGAATACGATTCAGGATACACCTag ATTAAGAATACCTTTGAAGTCGACAAAAACAACAACAGTTGGTTTCTTAACAATTAATGTGTGGAATTTAGAAGCAGAAGATAGAGGAAATAGCACAGAGAGTACTCCATCGAAAGAAGCTTCTTCTGGAGGCAATCACCAG ATACTTTCACACAGACGATCCCAATCATTACCACCAAGATTAGGAACGAAAATCAAATTACCGCATCAAGGACAACTTAAGCTTCTTTTTGCCAATCCatatatacaaacatatag atttcACTCTGGTTTAGGTGGAGATATTTGTGTACATGAAATTATGGCAGAAAGTAAACTTTGTTTCCAATTCCCACAACATTTACT tgcAATTTGGattcaagaagaaaaagagctATTGCAAGAAGTGGCCGGTATGGGCGAATTGCGAGAACCTTGGCATACAAAGCAAGTAGAATTGCTCGATCGTCATCTTCATCTTTTACACCTTTATTCTCAAGCTAAAGAGAATTTGGCTGCATTTAAAG GAAGTTATTTCAAACGATCATCACGTAGGAATGATAGAACCCTTGAATTTGCACCTGTTAACTTACATCTTCAAAGAATGTGGGTGCATAATGATACTCTAAACAGATGTggattttacgattttattacTGTCGGAGCATTTACCGCGCATTcgcataaaagtaaaaatggtGGACTCATTAg GTTATTACAAGCTTTAAAAGAATCACCAACGCGTAATAATCAATTGTACCAAGGAacgtcaaaaataattatggcaCACGATGCTATTCAGGCGATTAAGCAACTTAGACGAGATGTTGTCGATGCGATGCGTGCTTTAATGAAACTTGCAAAAGACAAACAAACCAGTGGAATGTTACCAATTTGCGAAGATATGATTACAAAGACTAGAATTTTGCTTAGTCTTTGGGATCCTGGATTGGTCGAGGAAGCATTAACCTTTTTAGAGGAATATAAAGTAGCTAAGGTTCACGAAAcatcgaatgaaaattctctcaatttagattttaaaacaaatcaatCGTTATCTCCTTTCAAAAGGATTACACaacaattgaattttgatttaaaaagtcctgattttgatgattttgtTACACCTGATACGCCAGAATGCATGAAAGATTTGtggataaaagataaaaatggttATACGGCTTCGTTTAACGAACATGTTCACGTAAATCATCATATTAATACTAATCAGGATGTTgaaaagaacgaagaaaattttgttatttttcctgATGTTGAAAATGATGGTAAGAATtctgaaattgaagaaaattgcaTGGAAACTAATCAAAATGTCGACAATGGGAATAATCCTGTTAATGAAACTATTGCTAACATCAAATCCGAAAATAAcgaggaaagagaggaggaaatcAAAATTGACATTGATCCGTGCAAACGGTTTTTAGATACTCAAAAAATGTGCAATTCACCTTCtgctaattattataaacctACTGATGAACCTGAGCCCTGGGATCTAactcaattaaatattgaagcaAGCGTAATGTGTTTAGTATCGAAAGTGAAATTTCTTTGTGGAAGGTGCAGTAGTCCCGCAGTACGAttgcgaaataaaaatgttgtaGGAAGATCACATAGTCTAAAAGGATGTATTCcaaataatcgtaataaaaatgCCCAAGTTGTAACAATTCAaccaaaaaatgatattaaaaacgaCGAATCGAGTAAATTGCTTGAAAGcgtggaaaataattcaaattttcgacaACAATTGAGTCCAGGTTCGGAAATGACGATGCCAGCTTTTTCTAAAGCTAAAGAag TGTGTCAAGCTGTCGATTCGATGACGAGAGTGATTAAATGCAATTCGGGACAAAGGAATAAATTCACCGAGGGTCTAGATTTTGCCTCGATCGTCGATTGGACAAGTGAGCTAAGACCAAGTATGAAAAAACTACGACAAGCTATGGATGGTTTGCTGAAAACTGCTCGATTGACTCATTCGGTATTCAGAGTGCAAGAAGATCCAAAAGCGGCTCAACGTGCTTGCAATGTTCGTTATAGACGAGATGTCTGTTTCAGTCAAGCA ttgACTAGTCTAGTATCGGGATTGATGGCGAAACTTTGGTGTCAAAGACCTGATCCtatgtttcttttaatcttgACCACTCTTGGTCCTCTAGTTTCATTTGAAGGTCTTCTCAGTTATTATGGAGATGAAATAGATATGTGGGGAGATATGACTGTAGCGATAGAAGATATGCATACAGTAACTTTTACGTTAACCAGATGTGGCATTGAACCAAg gCTTGAAGGAAACAATAATGCTCCGTTTCAACAACCATTACCAAAAGTGCTTGGTTCTCGAGCAGCCTTAACAGTGATACTTCCAGTTCCAGATGCGATTTATTCTCTTCTTCCGCTAGTCCCTTCTTCTAGACAAACGATTTCCTTCAATGTTACtcctgttttttttaatgttggtATTAATGAAATGGCTTCTCTGGCAGAAAGTCTCGGAACCACAAAACCGCAAGAAAAAAGCAATatggataattttgaaagactAAACGAGTATTACTTACGATTCAAGAAACTTAATTTACCGACAGAGACATCGACACGAC TTGGTGCAAGATCACCTCTTGGTCAAACTTTAGTAGAACTGATGGCCAATTTAAAAGCAAGTGTTCAAGCCAAAGTAAATAAGAACgttgaaattttacaattatcttCTCAAATTTGTCGGAGAATGCGCGGTTTGAGATTTACTAGCTGCAAAAGTGCAAAAGATCGCACTGGAATGTCTGTTACGTTGGAGCAAGTGAACATCTTAACTGCCGAGTATCATCTAGCCGAGCATGAATACATAAGAGCGCTCGACTGTATGCGaag cgAAGGATGTCGGCGAGAGAAtacatggaaaaatattggaattcgGAAATACGCGTTTAATAGTTTGCAAATACTGACATTTCCGAAATTGTATCGTCCACCAACAGGAACTTATGGATCGGCGCAAACTTAA
- the LOC107997456 gene encoding inositol polyphosphate-4-phosphatase type I A isoform X3: protein MYSAMRFNKQELLTLATQPSQKFEKEGILYVRERQEGFFRRTESTGRKSNNKCQKGKTHKTLRDFSCVTASTSKVFDGGLFQALGANSAEERDSWLQALQLASYECMRSQLLALQQRIEAFSGHKHDTDIHMLRLQRAISTDPAEIPICEISLACDNLLCDGHGRPPNPVLEIDVQVKNSKTWIKYARTEVVERSSNPGFLTTVTFRTSDGLSTETKVRISAYDVRERVSQTATPIGSAIVTLNTIQDTPRLRIPLKSTKTTTVGFLTINVWNLEAEDRGNSTESTPSKEASSGGNHQILSHRRSQSLPPRLGTKIKLPHQGQLKLLFANPYIQTYRFHSGLGGDICVHEIMAESKLCFQFPQHLLAIWIQEEKELLQEVAGMGELREPWHTKQVELLDRHLHLLHLYSQAKENLAAFKGSYFKRSSRRNDRTLEFAPVNLHLQRMWVHNDTLNRCGFYDFITVGAFTAHSHKSKNGGLIRLLQALKESPTRNNQLYQGTSKIIMAHDAIQAIKQLRRDVVDAMRALMKLAKDKQTSGMLPICEDMITKTRILLSLWDPGLVEEALTFLEEYKVAKVHETSNENSLNLDFKTNQSLSPFKRITQQLNFDLKSPDFDDFVTPDTPECMKDLWIKDKNGYTASFNEHVHVNHHINTNQDVEKNEENFVIFPDVENDGKNSEIEENCMETNQNVDNGNNPVNETIANIKSENNEEREEEIKIDIDPCKRFLDTQKMCNSPSANYYKPTDEPEPWDLTQLNIEASVMCLVSKVKFLCGRCSSPAVRLRNKNVVGRSHSLKGCIPNNRNKNAQVVTIQPKNDIKNDESSKLLESVENNSNFRQQLSPGSEMTMPAFSKAKEVCQAVDSMTRVIKCNSGQRNKFTEGLDFASIVDWTSELRPSMKKLRQAMDGLLKTARLTHSVFRVQEDPKAAQRACNVRYRRDVCFSQALTSLVSGLMAKLWCQRPDPMFLLILTTLGPLVSFEGLLSYYGDEIDMWGDMTVAIEDMHTVTFTLTRCGIEPRLEGNNNAPFQQPLPKVLGSRAALTVILPVPDAIYSLLPLVPSSRQTISFNVTPVFFNVGINEMASLAESLGTTKPQEKSNMDNFERLNEYYLRFKKLNLPTETSTRLGARSPLGQTLVELMANLKASVQAKVNKNVEILQLSSQICRRMRGLRFTSCKSAKDRTGMSVTLEQVNILTAEYHLAEHEYIRALDCMRSEGCRRENTWKNIGIRKYAFNSLQILTFPKLYRPPTGTYGSAQT from the exons ATGTATTCCGCGATGCGGTTTAACAAGCAAGAACTATTGACTTTGGCTACACAACCTTCGCAGAAATTTGAGAAAGAGGGTATATTATACGTGCGTGAACGTCAAGAAGGCTTCTTTCGCAGAACTGAAA GTACAGGTAGAAAATCAAACAACAAATGTCAAAAGGGAAAAACACATAAGACACTACGAGACTTCAGTTGCGTTACAGCCAGTACAAGTAAAG TTTTCGACGGAggtttattccaagcattagGTGCAAACTCAGCTGAGGAAAGAGACAGTTGGTTGCAAGCTCTTCAACTTGCTAGTTATGAGTGCATGCGAAGTCAATTATTAGCATTGCAACAACGCATAGAAGCATTTAGTGGGCATAAACACGATACTGATATCCATATGTTACGCTTACAACGTGCAATTTCAACAG ATCCTGCTGAAATACCAATATGTGAAATATCATTAGCATGCGATAATCTTCTTTGTGATGGTCACGGTCGACCACCTAATCCTGTTCTAGAAATAGATGTGCaagtgaaaaattcaaaaacttgGATAAAATACGCGCGAACTGAAGTCGTAGAG CGAAGCAGCAATCCCGGTTTCTTAACAACTGTAACCTTCCGAACAAGTGATGGCCTAAGTACTGAAACGAAAGTAAGGATATCCGCGTATGATGTTAGGGAACGCGTAAGTCAAACAGCGACACCAATTGGAAGCGCAATTGTTACGTTGAATACGATTCAGGATACACCTag ATTAAGAATACCTTTGAAGTCGACAAAAACAACAACAGTTGGTTTCTTAACAATTAATGTGTGGAATTTAGAAGCAGAAGATAGAGGAAATAGCACAGAGAGTACTCCATCGAAAGAAGCTTCTTCTGGAGGCAATCACCAG ATACTTTCACACAGACGATCCCAATCATTACCACCAAGATTAGGAACGAAAATCAAATTACCGCATCAAGGACAACTTAAGCTTCTTTTTGCCAATCCatatatacaaacatatag atttcACTCTGGTTTAGGTGGAGATATTTGTGTACATGAAATTATGGCAGAAAGTAAACTTTGTTTCCAATTCCCACAACATTTACT tgcAATTTGGattcaagaagaaaaagagctATTGCAAGAAGTGGCCGGTATGGGCGAATTGCGAGAACCTTGGCATACAAAGCAAGTAGAATTGCTCGATCGTCATCTTCATCTTTTACACCTTTATTCTCAAGCTAAAGAGAATTTGGCTGCATTTAAAG GAAGTTATTTCAAACGATCATCACGTAGGAATGATAGAACCCTTGAATTTGCACCTGTTAACTTACATCTTCAAAGAATGTGGGTGCATAATGATACTCTAAACAGATGTggattttacgattttattacTGTCGGAGCATTTACCGCGCATTcgcataaaagtaaaaatggtGGACTCATTAg GTTATTACAAGCTTTAAAAGAATCACCAACGCGTAATAATCAATTGTACCAAGGAacgtcaaaaataattatggcaCACGATGCTATTCAGGCGATTAAGCAACTTAGACGAGATGTTGTCGATGCGATGCGTGCTTTAATGAAACTTGCAAAAGACAAACAAACCAGTGGAATGTTACCAATTTGCGAAGATATGATTACAAAGACTAGAATTTTGCTTAGTCTTTGGGATCCTGGATTGGTCGAGGAAGCATTAACCTTTTTAGAGGAATATAAAGTAGCTAAGGTTCACGAAAcatcgaatgaaaattctctcaatttagattttaaaacaaatcaatCGTTATCTCCTTTCAAAAGGATTACACaacaattgaattttgatttaaaaagtcctgattttgatgattttgtTACACCTGATACGCCAGAATGCATGAAAGATTTGtggataaaagataaaaatggttATACGGCTTCGTTTAACGAACATGTTCACGTAAATCATCATATTAATACTAATCAGGATGTTgaaaagaacgaagaaaattttgttatttttcctgATGTTGAAAATGATGGTAAGAATtctgaaattgaagaaaattgcaTGGAAACTAATCAAAATGTCGACAATGGGAATAATCCTGTTAATGAAACTATTGCTAACATCAAATCCGAAAATAAcgaggaaagagaggaggaaatcAAAATTGACATTGATCCGTGCAAACGGTTTTTAGATACTCAAAAAATGTGCAATTCACCTTCtgctaattattataaacctACTGATGAACCTGAGCCCTGGGATCTAactcaattaaatattgaagcaAGCGTAATGTGTTTAGTATCGAAAGTGAAATTTCTTTGTGGAAGGTGCAGTAGTCCCGCAGTACGAttgcgaaataaaaatgttgtaGGAAGATCACATAGTCTAAAAGGATGTATTCcaaataatcgtaataaaaatgCCCAAGTTGTAACAATTCAaccaaaaaatgatattaaaaacgaCGAATCGAGTAAATTGCTTGAAAGcgtggaaaataattcaaattttcgacaACAATTGAGTCCAGGTTCGGAAATGACGATGCCAGCTTTTTCTAAAGCTAAAGAag TGTGTCAAGCTGTCGATTCGATGACGAGAGTGATTAAATGCAATTCGGGACAAAGGAATAAATTCACCGAGGGTCTAGATTTTGCCTCGATCGTCGATTGGACAAGTGAGCTAAGACCAAGTATGAAAAAACTACGACAAGCTATGGATGGTTTGCTGAAAACTGCTCGATTGACTCATTCGGTATTCAGAGTGCAAGAAGATCCAAAAGCGGCTCAACGTGCTTGCAATGTTCGTTATAGACGAGATGTCTGTTTCAGTCAAGCA ttgACTAGTCTAGTATCGGGATTGATGGCGAAACTTTGGTGTCAAAGACCTGATCCtatgtttcttttaatcttgACCACTCTTGGTCCTCTAGTTTCATTTGAAGGTCTTCTCAGTTATTATGGAGATGAAATAGATATGTGGGGAGATATGACTGTAGCGATAGAAGATATGCATACAGTAACTTTTACGTTAACCAGATGTGGCATTGAACCAAg gCTTGAAGGAAACAATAATGCTCCGTTTCAACAACCATTACCAAAAGTGCTTGGTTCTCGAGCAGCCTTAACAGTGATACTTCCAGTTCCAGATGCGATTTATTCTCTTCTTCCGCTAGTCCCTTCTTCTAGACAAACGATTTCCTTCAATGTTACtcctgttttttttaatgttggtATTAATGAAATGGCTTCTCTGGCAGAAAGTCTCGGAACCACAAAACCGCAAGAAAAAAGCAATatggataattttgaaagactAAACGAGTATTACTTACGATTCAAGAAACTTAATTTACCGACAGAGACATCGACACGAC TTGGTGCAAGATCACCTCTTGGTCAAACTTTAGTAGAACTGATGGCCAATTTAAAAGCAAGTGTTCAAGCCAAAGTAAATAAGAACgttgaaattttacaattatcttCTCAAATTTGTCGGAGAATGCGCGGTTTGAGATTTACTAGCTGCAAAAGTGCAAAAGATCGCACTGGAATGTCTGTTACGTTGGAGCAAGTGAACATCTTAACTGCCGAGTATCATCTAGCCGAGCATGAATACATAAGAGCGCTCGACTGTATGCGaag cgAAGGATGTCGGCGAGAGAAtacatggaaaaatattggaattcgGAAATACGCGTTTAATAGTTTGCAAATACTGACATTTCCGAAATTGTATCGTCCACCAACAGGAACTTATGGATCGGCGCAAACTTAA
- the LOC107997456 gene encoding inositol polyphosphate-4-phosphatase type I A isoform X5: MRSQLLALQQRIEAFSGHKHDTDIHMLRLQRAISTDPAEIPICEISLACDNLLCDGHGRPPNPVLEIDVQVKNSKTWIKYARTEVVERSSNPGFLTTVTFRTSDGLSTETKVRISAYDVRERVSQTATPIGSAIVTLNTIQDTPRLRIPLKSTKTTTVGFLTINVWNLEAEDRGNSTESTPSKEASSGGNHQILSHRRSQSLPPRLGTKIKLPHQGQLKLLFANPYIQTYRFHSGLGGDICVHEIMAESKLCFQFPQHLLAIWIQEEKELLQEVAGMGELREPWHTKQVELLDRHLHLLHLYSQAKENLAAFKGSYFKRSSRRNDRTLEFAPVNLHLQRMWVHNDTLNRCGFYDFITVGAFTAHSHKSKNGGLIRLLQALKESPTRNNQLYQGTSKIIMAHDAIQAIKQLRRDVVDAMRALMKLAKDKQTSGMLPICEDMITKTRILLSLWDPGLVEEALTFLEEYKVAKVHETSNENSLNLDFKTNQSLSPFKRITQQLNFDLKSPDFDDFVTPDTPECMKDLWIKDKNGYTASFNEHVHVNHHINTNQDVEKNEENFVIFPDVENDGKNSEIEENCMETNQNVDNGNNPVNETIANIKSENNEEREEEIKIDIDPCKRFLDTQKMCNSPSANYYKPTDEPEPWDLTQLNIEASVMCLVSKVKFLCGRCSSPAVRLRNKNVVGRSHSLKGCIPNNRNKNAQVVTIQPKNDIKNDESSKLLESVENNSNFRQQLSPGSEMTMPAFSKAKEVCQAVDSMTRVIKCNSGQRNKFTEGLDFASIVDWTSELRPSMKKLRQAMDGLLKTARLTHSVFRVQEDPKAAQRACNVRYRRDVCFSQALTSLVSGLMAKLWCQRPDPMFLLILTTLGPLVSFEGLLSYYGDEIDMWGDMTVAIEDMHTVTFTLTRCGIEPRLEGNNNAPFQQPLPKVLGSRAALTVILPVPDAIYSLLPLVPSSRQTISFNVTPVFFNVGINEMASLAESLGTTKPQEKSNMDNFERLNEYYLRFKKLNLPTETSTRLGARSPLGQTLVELMANLKASVQAKVNKNVEILQLSSQICRRMRGLRFTSCKSAKDRTGMSVTLEQVNILTAEYHLAEHEYIRALDCMRSEGCRRENTWKNIGIRKYAFNSLQILTFPKLYRPPTGTYGSAQT; this comes from the exons ATGCGAAGTCAATTATTAGCATTGCAACAACGCATAGAAGCATTTAGTGGGCATAAACACGATACTGATATCCATATGTTACGCTTACAACGTGCAATTTCAACAG ATCCTGCTGAAATACCAATATGTGAAATATCATTAGCATGCGATAATCTTCTTTGTGATGGTCACGGTCGACCACCTAATCCTGTTCTAGAAATAGATGTGCaagtgaaaaattcaaaaacttgGATAAAATACGCGCGAACTGAAGTCGTAGAG CGAAGCAGCAATCCCGGTTTCTTAACAACTGTAACCTTCCGAACAAGTGATGGCCTAAGTACTGAAACGAAAGTAAGGATATCCGCGTATGATGTTAGGGAACGCGTAAGTCAAACAGCGACACCAATTGGAAGCGCAATTGTTACGTTGAATACGATTCAGGATACACCTag ATTAAGAATACCTTTGAAGTCGACAAAAACAACAACAGTTGGTTTCTTAACAATTAATGTGTGGAATTTAGAAGCAGAAGATAGAGGAAATAGCACAGAGAGTACTCCATCGAAAGAAGCTTCTTCTGGAGGCAATCACCAG ATACTTTCACACAGACGATCCCAATCATTACCACCAAGATTAGGAACGAAAATCAAATTACCGCATCAAGGACAACTTAAGCTTCTTTTTGCCAATCCatatatacaaacatatag atttcACTCTGGTTTAGGTGGAGATATTTGTGTACATGAAATTATGGCAGAAAGTAAACTTTGTTTCCAATTCCCACAACATTTACT tgcAATTTGGattcaagaagaaaaagagctATTGCAAGAAGTGGCCGGTATGGGCGAATTGCGAGAACCTTGGCATACAAAGCAAGTAGAATTGCTCGATCGTCATCTTCATCTTTTACACCTTTATTCTCAAGCTAAAGAGAATTTGGCTGCATTTAAAG GAAGTTATTTCAAACGATCATCACGTAGGAATGATAGAACCCTTGAATTTGCACCTGTTAACTTACATCTTCAAAGAATGTGGGTGCATAATGATACTCTAAACAGATGTggattttacgattttattacTGTCGGAGCATTTACCGCGCATTcgcataaaagtaaaaatggtGGACTCATTAg GTTATTACAAGCTTTAAAAGAATCACCAACGCGTAATAATCAATTGTACCAAGGAacgtcaaaaataattatggcaCACGATGCTATTCAGGCGATTAAGCAACTTAGACGAGATGTTGTCGATGCGATGCGTGCTTTAATGAAACTTGCAAAAGACAAACAAACCAGTGGAATGTTACCAATTTGCGAAGATATGATTACAAAGACTAGAATTTTGCTTAGTCTTTGGGATCCTGGATTGGTCGAGGAAGCATTAACCTTTTTAGAGGAATATAAAGTAGCTAAGGTTCACGAAAcatcgaatgaaaattctctcaatttagattttaaaacaaatcaatCGTTATCTCCTTTCAAAAGGATTACACaacaattgaattttgatttaaaaagtcctgattttgatgattttgtTACACCTGATACGCCAGAATGCATGAAAGATTTGtggataaaagataaaaatggttATACGGCTTCGTTTAACGAACATGTTCACGTAAATCATCATATTAATACTAATCAGGATGTTgaaaagaacgaagaaaattttgttatttttcctgATGTTGAAAATGATGGTAAGAATtctgaaattgaagaaaattgcaTGGAAACTAATCAAAATGTCGACAATGGGAATAATCCTGTTAATGAAACTATTGCTAACATCAAATCCGAAAATAAcgaggaaagagaggaggaaatcAAAATTGACATTGATCCGTGCAAACGGTTTTTAGATACTCAAAAAATGTGCAATTCACCTTCtgctaattattataaacctACTGATGAACCTGAGCCCTGGGATCTAactcaattaaatattgaagcaAGCGTAATGTGTTTAGTATCGAAAGTGAAATTTCTTTGTGGAAGGTGCAGTAGTCCCGCAGTACGAttgcgaaataaaaatgttgtaGGAAGATCACATAGTCTAAAAGGATGTATTCcaaataatcgtaataaaaatgCCCAAGTTGTAACAATTCAaccaaaaaatgatattaaaaacgaCGAATCGAGTAAATTGCTTGAAAGcgtggaaaataattcaaattttcgacaACAATTGAGTCCAGGTTCGGAAATGACGATGCCAGCTTTTTCTAAAGCTAAAGAag TGTGTCAAGCTGTCGATTCGATGACGAGAGTGATTAAATGCAATTCGGGACAAAGGAATAAATTCACCGAGGGTCTAGATTTTGCCTCGATCGTCGATTGGACAAGTGAGCTAAGACCAAGTATGAAAAAACTACGACAAGCTATGGATGGTTTGCTGAAAACTGCTCGATTGACTCATTCGGTATTCAGAGTGCAAGAAGATCCAAAAGCGGCTCAACGTGCTTGCAATGTTCGTTATAGACGAGATGTCTGTTTCAGTCAAGCA ttgACTAGTCTAGTATCGGGATTGATGGCGAAACTTTGGTGTCAAAGACCTGATCCtatgtttcttttaatcttgACCACTCTTGGTCCTCTAGTTTCATTTGAAGGTCTTCTCAGTTATTATGGAGATGAAATAGATATGTGGGGAGATATGACTGTAGCGATAGAAGATATGCATACAGTAACTTTTACGTTAACCAGATGTGGCATTGAACCAAg gCTTGAAGGAAACAATAATGCTCCGTTTCAACAACCATTACCAAAAGTGCTTGGTTCTCGAGCAGCCTTAACAGTGATACTTCCAGTTCCAGATGCGATTTATTCTCTTCTTCCGCTAGTCCCTTCTTCTAGACAAACGATTTCCTTCAATGTTACtcctgttttttttaatgttggtATTAATGAAATGGCTTCTCTGGCAGAAAGTCTCGGAACCACAAAACCGCAAGAAAAAAGCAATatggataattttgaaagactAAACGAGTATTACTTACGATTCAAGAAACTTAATTTACCGACAGAGACATCGACACGAC TTGGTGCAAGATCACCTCTTGGTCAAACTTTAGTAGAACTGATGGCCAATTTAAAAGCAAGTGTTCAAGCCAAAGTAAATAAGAACgttgaaattttacaattatcttCTCAAATTTGTCGGAGAATGCGCGGTTTGAGATTTACTAGCTGCAAAAGTGCAAAAGATCGCACTGGAATGTCTGTTACGTTGGAGCAAGTGAACATCTTAACTGCCGAGTATCATCTAGCCGAGCATGAATACATAAGAGCGCTCGACTGTATGCGaag cgAAGGATGTCGGCGAGAGAAtacatggaaaaatattggaattcgGAAATACGCGTTTAATAGTTTGCAAATACTGACATTTCCGAAATTGTATCGTCCACCAACAGGAACTTATGGATCGGCGCAAACTTAA